In a genomic window of Amycolatopsis japonica:
- a CDS encoding holo-ACP synthase: protein MTTLVGVDALRVAELDLLARRGWFLKFLFSQEEIDDLATAGSVCLACRFAAKEAVLKMLRTCLSGSVPPAQIVLRRSGAGATSVELRGAASERARALGIERVDVSISCERGLVIAVALGTA from the coding sequence ATGACCACGCTCGTCGGAGTGGACGCGCTGCGCGTGGCCGAACTCGACCTGCTCGCGCGGCGCGGCTGGTTCCTGAAGTTCCTGTTCTCCCAGGAGGAAATCGACGACCTCGCGACGGCGGGCAGCGTCTGTCTCGCTTGCCGGTTCGCCGCGAAGGAGGCGGTGCTGAAGATGCTCAGGACCTGCCTGTCCGGTTCGGTCCCGCCCGCCCAGATCGTGCTCCGGCGGTCCGGAGCGGGCGCGACGTCGGTGGAGTTGCGCGGTGCGGCGTCAGAACGTGCTCGTGCGCTGGGCATCGAGCGGGTCGACGTCTCCATTTCCTGTGAGCGCGGGCTCGTGATCGCGGTCGCGCTGGGGACGGCCTGA
- a CDS encoding AfsR/SARP family transcriptional regulator, translated as MEFTILGPLGVRDGNTELELGAPKVRRLLALLLHRAGEVVPVSALVDGLWAGRPPRTAAKNLQLYVLQLRRALADPDRVVHRRPGYLLVVNPGELDVRRFEDLADQARTAHERRNAVVAGSLARQALAVWQGPPFGGLADSSAALQVEADRLQERRLVLLGQRIDADLALGRHADVVAELTELVWEHPLREHFQAQLMLALYRSGRQAEALKVYRRARALLTGELGLEPGAELTGLAQAILRTDPALDLPAAEQPVSAGPRQLPAAVPTFTGRTTQLRRIDALVAGGAPVVVVSGTAGVGKTALALQWAHGALDRFPDGQLYLNLHGHARSATVTAAEALVRLVRSLGVPPDRIPVDPDELAALYRSELAGKRMLVVLDNAGTADQVRPLLPGRPGSLVVVTGRQELPGLVVLHDAGAVRLDLLTEEDGLKLLARIVGAQRVKEERRAAAKLVRLCAGLPLALRIAAADIGIGRDRPIGAVVDGLLRADRLDRLGIDGDPSAAVRAAFALSYRRLGPAAQGLFRLLGVVQVPDFTARSIAVLAGQDPESTSQALAELERAHLVARGADGRYQCHDLLRLYATERARAEDDAADRDAARLRLFGWYLATVTVAVTRITPQILRLREGAEFGETDVVFDDDAEALEWLEAERADLMAIVHDAAAHGPHRIVWLLADALRGFFWLRRHSVDWVAVAKAGLAAAVVDAEPRGRIAARQSLAQVYRGLGDYSAAVAHYTRALELATVERWPEAEAAARGNLAGVHWELGALDEAVAELDRAIELNSRMGWEAGLSANLHNIGTLLRELGKPQEAIQRLAQALSLIERAGNRDGAAHVYTTLGEVYLDLGRLTDARESLSKSVSLHRENGARYGETTALCSLAALCAETGEFAEAAEHAEAMLELARETGDRRAEANALAALAELGGRTELSVAPEILAGQAVELAHKIHYTRAEIVSLLALAEVCRRGGRLDDAVTHAGAAADLAARRDFRLLVARAQTVLATTRRDLGDRKQAAECAERALTLHRRTGNRIGEGHALAVLGEVTAKRDPGAGQGLLRKAHDILADCGSVERFRVANLLAT; from the coding sequence ATGGAGTTCACGATTCTCGGGCCGCTCGGTGTCCGCGACGGGAATACCGAACTCGAGCTGGGCGCGCCGAAAGTCCGCCGTCTGCTGGCACTGCTGCTCCATCGCGCGGGCGAGGTGGTCCCGGTGAGCGCGCTGGTCGACGGCCTGTGGGCGGGCCGCCCGCCACGCACCGCGGCGAAGAACCTCCAGCTCTACGTCCTCCAGCTCCGCCGCGCGCTGGCGGATCCGGATCGCGTGGTGCACCGCAGACCCGGCTATCTGCTGGTGGTGAATCCCGGCGAACTGGACGTGCGGCGGTTCGAGGATCTCGCCGACCAGGCGCGCACGGCACACGAGCGGCGGAACGCGGTCGTCGCCGGAAGTCTCGCGCGGCAGGCACTCGCGGTCTGGCAGGGCCCTCCGTTCGGCGGGCTGGCCGACAGCAGCGCCGCGCTCCAGGTCGAGGCGGACCGGCTGCAGGAACGACGGCTGGTCCTGCTGGGGCAACGCATCGACGCGGATCTGGCGCTCGGCAGGCACGCGGACGTCGTCGCCGAACTCACCGAGCTGGTCTGGGAACATCCGTTGCGGGAACATTTCCAGGCCCAGCTCATGCTCGCGCTCTACCGGTCGGGGCGCCAGGCCGAAGCGCTCAAGGTCTACCGCCGGGCGCGTGCCCTGCTCACCGGCGAGCTCGGGCTCGAACCGGGTGCGGAGCTGACCGGCCTCGCCCAGGCCATCCTGCGCACCGATCCGGCGCTGGACCTGCCCGCCGCCGAACAGCCGGTTTCCGCCGGGCCGAGGCAGCTGCCCGCCGCTGTGCCGACGTTCACCGGCCGCACCACGCAGCTGCGCCGGATCGACGCCCTGGTCGCCGGCGGCGCACCGGTGGTGGTCGTCAGCGGCACCGCGGGGGTGGGCAAGACCGCGCTGGCACTGCAATGGGCACACGGCGCGCTCGACCGGTTCCCCGACGGCCAGCTCTACCTGAATCTGCACGGCCACGCGCGGTCGGCCACGGTGACCGCGGCCGAAGCGCTGGTCCGGCTCGTGCGCTCGCTGGGTGTCCCGCCCGACCGGATACCGGTGGACCCGGACGAACTGGCCGCGCTCTACCGGTCCGAGCTCGCGGGCAAACGGATGCTCGTGGTGCTGGACAACGCCGGCACGGCGGATCAGGTGCGGCCGCTGCTGCCCGGCCGTCCCGGCAGCCTCGTCGTGGTGACCGGCAGGCAGGAACTGCCAGGGCTCGTCGTCCTGCACGACGCGGGCGCCGTCCGGCTGGACCTGCTGACCGAAGAGGACGGACTCAAGCTGCTCGCCAGGATCGTCGGCGCGCAGCGGGTCAAGGAGGAACGCCGGGCGGCGGCGAAACTGGTCCGGTTGTGCGCCGGGTTGCCGCTCGCGTTGCGGATCGCGGCCGCGGACATCGGCATCGGCCGGGACCGGCCGATCGGCGCCGTGGTCGACGGGCTTCTGCGGGCCGACCGGCTGGACCGGCTCGGGATCGACGGCGACCCGTCGGCCGCGGTCCGCGCCGCGTTCGCGCTGTCGTACCGGCGGCTCGGTCCGGCCGCCCAGGGCTTGTTCCGGTTGCTCGGCGTGGTCCAGGTGCCGGATTTCACCGCACGGTCGATAGCCGTGCTCGCCGGGCAGGACCCCGAGAGCACGTCCCAGGCTCTCGCCGAACTGGAGCGTGCGCATCTCGTCGCCCGGGGCGCCGACGGCCGGTACCAGTGCCACGACCTGCTTCGGCTGTACGCGACCGAACGCGCGCGGGCCGAGGACGACGCCGCCGACCGCGACGCGGCCAGGCTCCGGCTGTTCGGCTGGTACCTCGCGACGGTGACCGTCGCGGTCACGCGGATCACGCCACAGATCCTCCGGCTTCGTGAGGGAGCCGAATTCGGCGAGACCGACGTCGTCTTCGATGACGACGCCGAGGCACTGGAGTGGCTCGAAGCGGAACGTGCCGACCTCATGGCCATCGTCCACGACGCCGCCGCGCACGGCCCGCACCGGATCGTCTGGTTACTGGCGGACGCCCTACGCGGTTTCTTCTGGCTCAGAAGGCATTCCGTGGACTGGGTCGCCGTCGCGAAGGCCGGACTGGCCGCGGCGGTCGTGGACGCTGAGCCGCGCGGCCGGATCGCCGCCCGGCAAAGCCTCGCGCAGGTGTATCGCGGGCTGGGCGACTACTCGGCCGCCGTCGCGCACTACACCAGGGCGCTGGAGCTGGCGACCGTCGAACGGTGGCCGGAGGCGGAAGCCGCCGCGCGCGGCAATCTCGCCGGAGTCCACTGGGAGCTCGGCGCGCTCGACGAGGCGGTCGCCGAACTCGACCGCGCGATCGAGCTGAACAGCCGGATGGGCTGGGAAGCAGGACTTTCGGCCAACCTGCACAACATCGGGACCCTGCTGCGGGAACTGGGCAAGCCACAGGAAGCCATCCAGCGACTGGCCCAGGCCCTGTCGCTCATCGAACGCGCCGGCAATCGCGACGGCGCCGCGCATGTGTACACCACACTCGGCGAGGTCTATCTCGACCTCGGCAGGCTGACCGATGCGCGCGAGTCGCTGTCGAAAAGTGTTTCCCTGCACCGGGAGAACGGCGCTCGTTACGGGGAGACGACCGCACTCTGCTCACTGGCGGCCTTGTGCGCCGAGACCGGGGAATTCGCCGAAGCGGCCGAGCACGCCGAGGCGATGCTGGAACTTGCCCGGGAGACCGGAGATCGCCGGGCGGAGGCGAACGCGCTCGCGGCACTGGCCGAACTCGGTGGCCGGACCGAGTTGTCCGTGGCGCCCGAGATCTTGGCCGGGCAGGCGGTCGAACTCGCCCACAAGATCCACTACACCCGCGCGGAGATCGTCAGCCTGCTGGCGCTGGCGGAGGTGTGTCGTCGTGGCGGGCGGCTCGACGACGCCGTCACGCATGCGGGTGCGGCCGCGGATTTGGCCGCACGGAGGGACTTCCGGCTCCTCGTCGCCCGGGCCCAGACGGTGCTGGCCACGACTCGGCGGGACCTCGGCGACCGGAAACAGGCCGCCGAATGCGCCGAGCGCGCGCTGACCCTGCATCGCCGCACCGGCAACCGGATCGGCGAGGGACACGCGCTCGCCGTCCTCGGCGAAGTCACCGCGAAACGGGATCCCGGTGCCGGGCAGGGACTTCTGCGGAAGGCGCACGACATCCTCGCCGACTGCGGTTCGGTCGAACGATTCCGCGTGGCGAACCTGCTCGCGACCTGA
- a CDS encoding helix-turn-helix transcriptional regulator yields the protein MTTATGGSPWFGGTVTAAARRGAFPPHVRVRLLCTTPAEHARGEIIEAVRHGLRVKVTDRAIEESLLIDRRLALVPSGGDDAKSLLMVTTPTLISALADAFDPRWEEATPWEMTSARPDEFEQAILRCLVDGLTDEAVANRLGVSARTVRRYVNVLMARVGARSRFELGFRAAECGWLPADAVG from the coding sequence TTGACCACCGCTACGGGCGGTTCGCCGTGGTTCGGCGGGACCGTCACCGCGGCCGCGCGCCGCGGCGCCTTCCCGCCGCACGTCCGGGTGCGGCTGCTGTGCACGACACCGGCGGAGCACGCGCGCGGCGAGATCATCGAGGCGGTGCGGCACGGGCTACGGGTGAAGGTCACCGATCGGGCGATCGAAGAATCCCTTTTGATAGACCGCAGACTGGCGCTGGTCCCATCGGGTGGCGACGACGCCAAAAGCTTGCTCATGGTGACCACGCCGACGTTGATCAGCGCCCTCGCCGACGCCTTCGACCCTCGCTGGGAGGAGGCCACGCCCTGGGAGATGACGTCCGCTCGGCCGGACGAGTTCGAACAGGCGATCCTGCGCTGCCTGGTCGACGGGCTGACCGATGAGGCGGTCGCGAACCGGCTGGGCGTATCCGCGAGGACCGTTCGGCGGTACGTGAACGTCCTCATGGCCCGCGTCGGCGCGAGGAGCCGGTTCGAACTCGGTTTCCGGGCGGCGGAATGCGGGTGGCTTCCCGCCGACGCGGTCGGCTGA
- a CDS encoding NAD-dependent epimerase/dehydratase family protein, whose product MTTPTLRHDIVLTGAVMTHPRRTGLTGRLLAAAPAGALRPVADPEPAGPPTALRTAIRAWSAIAEGTTHHLVLQDDAVPADGFFDHARAAVAAAPDAAIAFYTNWNSRNGAAVRLAALAGSRWVTATHEYTPTVALALPARIAAGFANFAEAHGSTWPDDVVMSRYLRSAGVPVLLVAPNLVEHADEPSVLRNDSHGSRRSACFAAPPGDDWSLGAGPLDPDVIPFFKHGIAQCVVREDGRRTTIDAERYFGRAGWDFDACQKQRLEVTGSVFGALDDLERHLDEEAIEGLWTTAYLLGALGTRGRLDRVGSLALGTIGAGGVCTTVGAATLRTLRPAMSELARLGHEAGARARRSPSPRRERVLVTTTHRPLGREIARHLADRGYEVLDENDGPDADAVVHVAEPGSTLPPVTARHVVQVCPPGAPVPAAAPGTSVLRTGSPYGPGIEGYSVLETFTRQALLAQPIQADVPAQATHRPAYIRDIALAVHHLLHQPAPRRTVATPSPLTSRELADAVARTVRRVPVSRPSSSHGPSAPRLVADEPATELDQGIRALAQWLAYEKDEA is encoded by the coding sequence GTGACCACTCCGACTCTCCGCCACGACATAGTGCTCACCGGTGCCGTCATGACCCATCCGCGGCGGACGGGACTCACCGGCCGCCTGCTGGCCGCCGCGCCCGCCGGGGCGCTGCGACCGGTCGCCGATCCGGAGCCCGCCGGACCGCCGACCGCTCTGCGTACCGCGATCCGGGCCTGGTCCGCGATCGCCGAAGGCACGACCCACCACCTGGTCCTCCAGGACGACGCCGTTCCCGCCGACGGCTTCTTCGACCACGCCCGGGCCGCCGTCGCGGCCGCGCCCGACGCCGCGATCGCCTTCTACACCAACTGGAACTCCCGCAACGGCGCCGCCGTGCGGCTCGCCGCGCTGGCCGGGTCGAGATGGGTCACCGCGACCCACGAGTACACCCCGACGGTCGCATTGGCGCTGCCCGCCCGGATCGCAGCCGGTTTCGCGAATTTCGCCGAAGCGCACGGCTCGACCTGGCCCGACGACGTCGTCATGTCCCGGTACCTGCGCTCGGCCGGGGTCCCGGTGCTCCTGGTCGCGCCGAATCTCGTCGAGCACGCGGACGAACCCAGTGTCCTCCGCAACGACTCGCACGGCTCGCGGCGGTCGGCGTGCTTCGCCGCCCCGCCCGGCGACGACTGGTCACTCGGCGCGGGTCCGCTCGATCCCGACGTCATCCCGTTCTTCAAGCACGGGATCGCCCAGTGCGTCGTCCGTGAGGACGGAAGACGGACGACCATCGACGCCGAGCGGTACTTCGGCCGGGCGGGATGGGATTTCGACGCCTGCCAGAAGCAACGGCTCGAAGTCACCGGGTCGGTGTTCGGCGCTCTCGACGATCTGGAACGGCATCTCGACGAAGAAGCCATCGAAGGGCTCTGGACCACGGCCTACCTCCTCGGCGCACTCGGGACCCGCGGCAGGCTCGACCGGGTCGGCTCCCTCGCGCTGGGCACGATCGGCGCGGGCGGGGTGTGCACCACCGTCGGCGCCGCCACGCTCCGGACGCTGCGGCCCGCCATGTCGGAATTGGCCCGTCTCGGCCACGAAGCCGGTGCCCGGGCACGACGTTCGCCCTCGCCCCGGCGGGAACGCGTCCTCGTCACCACCACCCACCGCCCGCTCGGCCGGGAGATCGCGCGTCATCTGGCCGATCGCGGATACGAGGTCCTTGACGAAAACGACGGGCCGGACGCCGACGCCGTGGTCCACGTCGCCGAACCCGGTTCCACGCTCCCGCCCGTGACGGCGCGGCACGTGGTCCAGGTCTGTCCTCCCGGCGCACCCGTCCCCGCCGCCGCGCCGGGCACCAGCGTCCTGCGGACCGGTTCGCCGTACGGGCCCGGTATCGAGGGCTATTCCGTCCTGGAGACGTTCACCCGGCAAGCCCTGCTGGCACAACCGATCCAGGCCGACGTCCCGGCACAGGCGACCCACCGGCCCGCCTACATCCGGGACATCGCGCTCGCCGTGCACCACCTCCTGCACCAGCCGGCGCCGCGGCGGACCGTCGCGACTCCGTCCCCGCTGACCAGCCGGGAACTGGCCGACGCGGTCGCCCGGACGGTCCGGCGGGTTCCGGTCAGCCGGCCGTCGTCGTCGCACGGCCCTTCCGCCCCTCGTCTCGTCGCCGACGAACCGGCGACGGAACTCGATCAAGGCATCCGCGCACTCGCCCAATGGCTCGCCTACGAAAAGGACGAAGCATGA
- a CDS encoding protein phosphatase 2C domain-containing protein has product MKVDRLSQPGDGLVNEDLALSGRYHALVIDGATAEPGAETGCVHDVRWLVARLGTALDRILVERPAEDLRAVLRAAIESVRDAHSGTCDLGNPCGPTATVAILRERDGFADYLVLSDSAVVLERLDGTVEAVIDDRIDRLLHLSWQEVRPLRNAPGGFWVAGSDPAAADQARTGTVELSRLRRAALLTDGAYRLVERYGWTWQQLLDVAELDGPAAVVHETRRAELRTAPGHFAGKHHDDATVAFCRFETTAAPLTRPTHEVTK; this is encoded by the coding sequence ATGAAAGTCGATCGTCTCTCCCAGCCGGGTGACGGCCTGGTCAACGAGGATCTGGCGCTCTCAGGCCGGTATCACGCACTGGTCATCGACGGCGCGACGGCGGAACCGGGCGCGGAGACCGGCTGCGTGCACGACGTCCGCTGGCTGGTGGCGAGGCTCGGCACCGCGCTGGACCGGATCCTCGTCGAACGTCCGGCCGAAGACCTGCGCGCCGTCCTCCGCGCGGCCATCGAGTCGGTCCGCGACGCCCACTCCGGCACCTGCGATCTCGGCAATCCCTGCGGCCCGACCGCGACCGTGGCGATCCTGCGCGAACGGGACGGCTTCGCCGACTACCTGGTGCTCAGCGATTCGGCGGTGGTGCTCGAACGGCTCGACGGCACCGTCGAGGCCGTCATCGACGACCGGATCGACCGGCTGCTGCACCTGTCCTGGCAGGAGGTCCGGCCCCTGCGCAACGCGCCCGGCGGGTTCTGGGTCGCGGGCAGCGATCCGGCCGCCGCGGATCAGGCCCGCACCGGCACCGTGGAACTCTCGCGACTGCGGCGCGCCGCGCTCCTCACCGACGGCGCCTACCGGCTCGTCGAACGCTACGGATGGACCTGGCAGCAGCTGCTCGACGTCGCCGAGCTCGACGGCCCGGCCGCCGTCGTCCACGAGACCCGCCGTGCCGAACTCCGTACCGCGCCGGGCCACTTCGCCGGGAAACACCACGACGACGCGACAGTCGCCTTCTGCCGGTTCGAGACCACCGCCGCTCCCCTGACCCGCCCGACCCACGAGGTGACGAAATGA
- a CDS encoding condensation domain-containing protein encodes MTRFQVRFTGKTARSGPLAFGHANIVRAITLDDDPTRLNLAMVFDVPGAPVDQVATWIRVLLERHESLRTTYSFGDRTLQHVLAEGEVEVEVVESDGDVLQTAESTARALRSRVFDLTTELPLHLAVVTENAVPRRLVWVVSHAAMDVATCELLLGEWTELAAGHELPVDDSPQPLDVVELEKTPAVQRLGQAATRYWESKLRTVPQAMFPVPATGTGFLRPGLRVRSRAAMGHIAAIAERTSASPSAIALAALNALIAHWTAQSSCVTTSLSGNRVLKPLRRFFGSMAQDALLPVTIPETFDELVHAVRAASVPAYRHSWFEADAIWEVITRVTHERGFSFARDLVFNDMSALGDAAVGEPPRAAYGRLPSVWLPGGPDVEDDPEIGGTLELLPQEDIPTRFFGCLYRLDTELDLTLWVDPGCLDTSEVTEFGRGLLALLRAAAEADLPVKELHSLTTLAPVERGEGWYLSDSCWVELDAVRELVSDVLGDRPHLVTAEPDDVLGHRLVCHLIGPATPADLHAEVLAALPGRPTALAPHHYVICAEPPADPLDPDAWTATAIDSASGRELPV; translated from the coding sequence ATGACCCGGTTCCAGGTCCGTTTCACCGGCAAGACGGCTCGCTCCGGTCCGCTGGCGTTCGGCCACGCGAACATCGTCCGCGCCATCACCCTCGACGACGATCCGACGCGGCTCAACCTCGCGATGGTGTTCGACGTGCCCGGTGCGCCGGTGGACCAGGTCGCCACCTGGATCCGGGTGCTGCTCGAACGCCACGAGTCGCTGCGGACGACGTACTCGTTCGGCGACCGGACGCTCCAGCACGTGCTCGCGGAAGGAGAGGTGGAGGTCGAGGTCGTCGAGAGCGACGGCGACGTCCTCCAGACGGCCGAGAGCACCGCGCGCGCCCTGCGGTCCCGGGTCTTCGATCTGACCACGGAGCTGCCGTTGCACCTCGCCGTGGTGACCGAGAACGCCGTCCCCCGCCGGCTCGTCTGGGTGGTGAGCCACGCCGCGATGGACGTCGCCACCTGCGAACTCCTCCTCGGCGAATGGACCGAACTGGCCGCCGGGCACGAGCTGCCCGTGGACGACTCGCCACAGCCTCTCGACGTCGTCGAACTCGAGAAGACACCCGCGGTGCAGCGGCTGGGACAAGCGGCGACGCGGTACTGGGAAAGCAAGCTGCGCACGGTTCCGCAGGCGATGTTCCCCGTGCCCGCCACCGGAACCGGCTTCCTCCGGCCCGGGCTGCGAGTCCGTTCACGGGCCGCGATGGGCCATATCGCGGCGATCGCCGAGCGGACCAGTGCGAGCCCCTCCGCCATCGCCCTCGCCGCGCTCAACGCGCTGATCGCGCACTGGACCGCGCAGTCCTCCTGCGTGACGACGTCCTTGTCCGGTAACCGGGTGCTCAAGCCGTTGCGCCGCTTCTTCGGTTCGATGGCGCAGGACGCGCTGCTGCCGGTCACCATCCCGGAGACGTTCGACGAACTCGTCCACGCCGTCCGCGCCGCTTCCGTGCCCGCGTACCGGCACAGCTGGTTCGAAGCCGACGCCATCTGGGAAGTGATCACCCGCGTCACTCACGAACGAGGCTTCTCCTTCGCCAGGGATCTCGTGTTCAACGACATGAGCGCCCTGGGCGACGCGGCGGTCGGCGAGCCGCCTCGCGCCGCGTACGGCAGGCTGCCGTCGGTGTGGCTGCCGGGTGGACCGGACGTCGAAGACGACCCCGAAATCGGTGGCACACTGGAACTGCTGCCCCAGGAGGACATCCCGACCCGTTTCTTCGGCTGCCTGTACCGCCTCGACACGGAACTGGATCTGACGCTGTGGGTCGACCCCGGCTGTCTCGACACCTCCGAGGTGACCGAGTTCGGCCGCGGCCTCCTGGCGTTGTTGCGCGCGGCGGCCGAGGCGGATCTTCCGGTGAAGGAACTGCATTCGCTCACCACGCTCGCCCCCGTCGAACGCGGGGAAGGCTGGTACCTCTCGGACTCGTGCTGGGTCGAACTGGACGCCGTCCGGGAACTCGTCTCCGACGTCCTCGGTGACCGGCCGCATCTGGTGACCGCGGAGCCCGACGACGTCCTGGGTCACCGGCTGGTGTGCCACCTGATCGGCCCGGCGACGCCCGCGGACCTGCACGCCGAAGTACTGGCCGCGCTGCCGGGACGCCCGACCGCGCTGGCACCGCACCACTACGTGATCTGCGCCGAGCCTCCCGCCGATCCGCTGGATCCGGACGCCTGGACGGCCACGGCCATCGACTCCGCGAGCGGGCGGGAGCTGCCGGTATGA
- a CDS encoding MFS transporter, with protein sequence MSHDTETLTGEGKPAAGRLWSGNFKLYLTARSGSMLGDAMLPVALSIAVLAAGHGIDGVGYALGAWMGALALFMLFGGVLADRFTPRRMMIIADLVRLVVQGGMAVAFAVGTPSLPTIVVLQFLSGAATALFQPGVASMVPQVAEDVQGANGILRISEAISGVLGPALAGVLVAVAGTGTVFGIYAATYGISALCLFALRLTPVKSTEDSEPSFWRQLVEGWREFAARGWLWGVIAIHLVYGCFVAGVSLPVGADLVVSDYGSTALGIGMAAFGAGGVAGGAVAMRVRPGRPLLSGAIGWALFALYPITPAVGLPVALLVAGWTLAGFGLAYWGVLWSTTVQTQIPTELLNRVYAYDVSGSLLALVLGRSLAGPMASLFGARPLMILATVLGLVCTVLLLAVRSIRDLRSAQ encoded by the coding sequence ATGAGTCACGACACGGAAACCCTGACCGGTGAAGGAAAACCGGCCGCCGGACGGCTCTGGTCCGGCAACTTCAAGCTCTACCTCACCGCGCGCAGCGGGTCGATGCTGGGCGACGCGATGCTGCCCGTCGCACTCTCGATCGCCGTGCTGGCGGCGGGTCACGGGATCGACGGCGTCGGCTACGCCCTCGGCGCGTGGATGGGCGCCCTCGCGTTGTTCATGCTGTTCGGCGGTGTGCTCGCGGACCGGTTCACGCCGCGCCGGATGATGATCATCGCCGACCTCGTCCGGCTGGTCGTCCAAGGCGGGATGGCGGTCGCCTTCGCCGTCGGAACGCCGTCGCTGCCGACGATCGTGGTCCTGCAGTTCCTCAGCGGTGCCGCCACCGCGTTGTTCCAGCCCGGTGTGGCGAGCATGGTCCCGCAAGTGGCTGAGGACGTCCAGGGCGCGAACGGCATCCTGCGGATTTCCGAGGCGATCTCGGGCGTGCTCGGCCCGGCGCTCGCCGGTGTGCTGGTCGCCGTCGCCGGAACCGGGACCGTGTTCGGGATCTATGCCGCGACGTACGGGATCAGCGCCCTCTGCCTGTTCGCCCTGCGGCTCACGCCGGTCAAGTCCACTGAGGACAGTGAACCGTCGTTCTGGCGTCAGCTGGTCGAAGGCTGGCGGGAGTTCGCCGCCCGCGGCTGGCTCTGGGGCGTGATCGCGATCCACCTGGTGTACGGCTGTTTCGTGGCGGGTGTGTCCCTGCCGGTCGGCGCGGACCTGGTCGTCTCGGACTACGGTTCGACCGCGCTGGGCATCGGGATGGCCGCCTTCGGCGCGGGCGGGGTCGCGGGCGGCGCGGTCGCCATGCGCGTCCGACCGGGCCGTCCGCTGCTGTCCGGGGCGATCGGCTGGGCGTTGTTCGCGCTGTACCCGATCACGCCCGCGGTGGGACTTCCGGTCGCCTTGCTCGTCGCCGGCTGGACGCTGGCCGGTTTCGGCCTCGCCTACTGGGGTGTCCTGTGGTCCACCACGGTCCAGACCCAGATTCCCACGGAACTCCTGAACCGGGTCTACGCCTACGACGTCTCGGGGTCGCTGCTCGCGTTGGTGCTGGGCAGGTCGCTCGCCGGACCGATGGCGAGCCTCTTCGGCGCACGGCCACTGATGATCCTCGCGACCGTGCTCGGGCTCGTCTGTACCGTGCTGCTGCTCGCGGTCCGCTCGATCAGGGACCTGCGAAGTGCTCAGTGA
- a CDS encoding helix-turn-helix domain-containing protein yields MLSDRIEADEFAVEVYERILDGDGPAEMADRLGVPAAEVDRAFGLLRRLRLIRETRNGEVVAVNPDSARTELLLPLERAIHEQRSLLLARRRQLRSFADAFGRAEQANPRHSPIQVSRDPRETELRLVETANGCKSEVLMMQSCVAHEPPEARHLRPLVLDALRRGLRVRVLYPHAARADAATRSFLCNVASLGGRVRTSDEIFDRFAVFDREVAFLRAGLEGDQAVAMVHGPVIAQFLAGTHDRGWESGTDFDPARSGYDGTLDVVKSRVLDLLAAGLKDEVIARRVGLSERTLRRHIAAMMQELAAESRFQAGVAAARAGLVATTTRTHSH; encoded by the coding sequence GTGCTCAGTGACCGGATCGAGGCCGACGAGTTCGCCGTCGAGGTCTACGAACGGATCCTCGACGGCGACGGGCCCGCGGAGATGGCGGACCGGCTCGGTGTCCCGGCGGCCGAGGTGGACCGCGCGTTCGGACTCCTGCGGCGGCTGCGGCTGATCAGGGAGACCCGGAACGGCGAGGTCGTCGCGGTCAATCCCGACAGCGCACGGACCGAACTGCTGCTGCCGCTGGAACGGGCGATCCACGAGCAACGCAGCCTGCTGCTGGCCCGGCGGCGGCAACTGCGTTCGTTCGCCGACGCCTTCGGCCGCGCGGAACAGGCGAACCCGCGTCACTCGCCGATCCAGGTCTCGCGCGATCCGCGCGAAACCGAGTTGCGGCTCGTCGAAACGGCGAACGGCTGCAAGTCCGAAGTGCTGATGATGCAGTCGTGCGTGGCGCACGAGCCGCCCGAAGCGCGGCATCTGCGGCCGCTCGTACTGGACGCGCTGCGGCGCGGGCTCCGCGTCCGGGTGCTGTACCCGCACGCGGCCCGCGCGGACGCGGCGACCCGGTCGTTCCTGTGCAACGTCGCCTCCCTCGGCGGCCGGGTGCGGACCTCGGACGAGATCTTCGACCGATTCGCCGTCTTCGACCGCGAGGTCGCGTTCCTCCGGGCCGGCCTCGAAGGCGACCAGGCCGTCGCGATGGTGCACGGGCCGGTGATCGCGCAGTTCCTCGCCGGAACACACGACCGCGGCTGGGAATCCGGCACCGACTTCGATCCCGCCCGGTCCGGTTACGACGGCACCCTCGACGTCGTCAAGTCCCGGGTGCTGGACCTGCTCGCCGCCGGTCTCAAGGACGAGGTGATCGCGCGGCGGGTCGGGCTGTCCGAACGGACGTTGCGCAGGCACATCGCGGCGATGATGCAGGAACTCGCCGCGGAGAGCCGGTTCCAGGCGGGCGTCGCCGCCGCGCGGGCGGGTCTGGTCGCCACCACCACTCGTACGCATTCCCACTAG